The following coding sequences lie in one Borreliella afzelii genomic window:
- a CDS encoding DUF1463 family protein, whose product DRIATKIISNHAIFTEEPSRSYSAEAEKVTFEIRAINCQKTHPNKS is encoded by the coding sequence GATAGAATTGCTACCAAAATTATTTCTAACCATGCAATTTTCACTGAAGAACCCTCAAGAAGTTATTCAGCAGAAGCTGAAAAAGTGACTTTTGAAATTAGGGCTATTAATTGTCAAAAAACACACCCAAA